A window of the Bos indicus x Bos taurus breed Angus x Brahman F1 hybrid chromosome X, Bos_hybrid_MaternalHap_v2.0, whole genome shotgun sequence genome harbors these coding sequences:
- the LOC113887694 gene encoding melanoma-associated antigen B3-like, which produces MPRGKKAKLHTCEKRRQAQHGTQDLRGTQVTATTMEALSSSSSPGPGVDAKRKSGARSGNHLKRPRGALVTTTVPAGVSPTRSSKRALGKIGKTRNSSQAPLSNVRSGEHSLTRPANLLVQFLLRMYKTKKPIRKANMLKIIDKKYHNRFLRILKRASDSMEVVFGIDVKKDNTAKHSYVLVSKMNLPRNGIVHRGRGFPKTGLLMNLLGVIFMKGNCATEEDIWDFLGKMNIYAGKRHFLFGEPKKLITQDLVQLKYLEYRQVPGSDPACYELLWGPRAHAETSKMRVLEFLARINRLDPSAFHFWYEEALKDEEERAQASGCPSVPPAVPSTPSEAEANSALRGSRE; this is translated from the coding sequence ATGCCTCGGGGTAAGAAGGCTAAGCTCCACACCTGTGAGAAACGCCGCCAGGCTCAGCATGGCACCCAGGATCTGAGGGGCACTCAGGTCACTGCCACCACGATGGAAGCACTCTCATCTTCCTCCAGTCCTGGTCCTGGGGTTGATGCTAAGAGAAAGTCCGGTGCTAGGTCTGGTAACCATCTCAAGCGTCCTCGGGGGGCCCTGGTCACCACCACTGTGCCTGCAGGTGTTTCTCCCACAAGATCATCCAAAAGAGCCCTTGGGAAAATTGGGAAAACACGTAATTCCTCTCAGGCCCCTCTCTCCAATGTGCGGTCTGGAGAACACTCACTAACCAGGCCGGCAAATCTGTTGGTGCAGTTCCTGTTACGCATGTATAAGACAAAAAAGCCCATTAGGAAAGCGAATATGCTGAAGATTATTGATAAAAAGTACCACAATCGATTCCTCAGGATCCTCAAAAGAGCTTCTGACAGCATGGAGGTGGTATTTGGTATTGACGTGAAGAAAGACAACACTGCCAAGCATTCTTATGTCCTTGTCAGCAAGATGAATCTCCCCCGCAATGGGATCGTGCACCGTGGCAGGGGTTTTCCCAAGACCGGTCTCCTGATGAATCTCCTGGGTGTGATCTTCATGAAGGGCAACTGTGCCACAGAGGAAGACATCTGGGATTTCCTGGGTAAGATGAATATCTATGCTGGGAAGAGGCATTTCTTATTTGGGGAGCCCAAGAAGCTCATCACCCAAGATTTGGTGCAGCTGAAGTATTTGGAATATCGGCAAGTGCCCGGCAGTGATCCAGCATGCTATGAGCTCCTGTGGGGTCCCAGAGCGCATGCTGAAACAAGCAAGATGAGAGTCCTGGAGTTCCTGGCCAGGATTAACCGTTTGGATCCCAGTGCCTTCCACTTTTGGTATGAAGAGGCTTTGAAAGATGAGGAAGAGAGGGCCCAAGCTAGTGGATGTCCCAGTGTTCCCCCAGCAGTTCCTTCCACACCTAGTGAAGCTGAGGCAAATTCTGCACTTCGTGGCTCAAGAGAGTAG